From the genome of Candidatus Binatia bacterium:
CGCGAATGGAAAGCGGCTCAAGCCGGGAGACCGGCTCCCGATCATCCTTGGCGCGCCCGCGCCCGGCGCGCGCTCGAAGGGTTCGTCGTGACGCGGCGTCCCGCCCTGCCGCGCCGGCGGAAGCCGGTCGGCCCGCGCGAGCTCGCGCTCCAGATCCTGGCCGCGGCGGAGAGCCGCCGCGCCTATTCCGACCGGCTGCTCGAGAGCCGCCTCCGCGATTCGGCGCTGGCCCCGCGCGACGCCGCGCTCGTCACGACGCTCGTGCAGGGGACGCTGCGCCATCGCGCTCTGCTCGATCACCACCTGGCCGCGCTGACCGGCCCCCGGTGGGACGAGCTTCCTCTCTGGATCCGCGAGACGCTTCGGATCGGGGCGTTCCAGATCCTGGTGCTCACGCGCGTGCCCTCCTCGGCGGCCGTGGACGAGAGCGTGAAGCTCGCGAAGAAGTACGGGCATCCGGGCACGGCCGGGCTCGTGAACGCCGTGCTGCGGCGGCTGGCGGGGGGCGCCCTGGCGCTGCTCCCGGACGCGGCGTCCGATCCGGCGGCGCGCCTCGCGGTCGAGCATTCGCATCCGCGCTGGCTGGTGGAGCGCTGGGTGGCGCGCTACGGCCCCGAAGAGGCGGGCCGCCTCCTCGCGGCCGACAACGTCGAGCCGCGCGTCTCGGTGCGCGCCAACCGGGCGCGCACCTCGACCGAAGCGCTCGCGGAAGCGCTGCGCGCCGAGGGGTTCGCCGTGGAGCCGGGGCCGAACGGGGGGCCGGTGCTGCTGGTGGCGGACGGGTTCACGGCGGCGCGCTCGCCGCTCTTCCGCGGAGGCTCCCTCTCGCTGCAGGACGAGGCGGAGGCGTGCGTCGTGCCGGTCCTCGATCCCCGGCCGGGGCATCGCGCGCTCGACGTCGCGGCCGCGCCGGGCGGCAAGGCCTCGCAGATCGCCGAAGCGGTCGCGCCCTCGGGTTCGGTGGTCGCGCTGGAGCGGCACCCGAGCCGCGCACGGGCCCTGCGCGCGAACCTCGTGGAGCGCCTGGGGCTCGCGCATGCCTGGACGGTGTGCGGGGACGCGACGGCACCGCCCCTGCGCGGCCCGTTCGACCGCGTGCTCGTCGACGCGCCCTGCTCGGGCCTGGGCGTGCTCCGACGCCGCGCCGACGCGCGCTGGCGCAAGGAGCCGGACGCGATCGCGGAGATGGCGGCGCTGCAGGCGGCGCTGCTCGATGCGGCCGCGCCGCTCGTCTTGGCCGGCGGCGTTCTGGTGTATAGTGTCTGCTCCCTCGAACCGGAGGAGACCGACGCGATCGTGACGCCGTTTCTGAGCCGACATCCGGAATTCTCCCTCGACGACGCTCGCCCGTTTCTCCCGCCTTCCTTCCGCGGTTCCGAGCCCTTCTTCCGCGCGCTGCCGCACCTCCACGGCACCGACGGCGTGTTCGCGGCGAGGCTCGCGCGCCGATGAGGGGCCGCCGGCGTCCGGTCGAGCCCTGGCGCCGCCGCGCGCTCGCGCAGCGCGAAGCCGATCGCGTGCGCGGGGCCGAGACGGGCGCCTCGCTGAGCACCGCGCCGGAGACCAAGCTGGCCGATCCGCCCCCTGAGGACGGCGACCGGCCCATCGACCGCTCGCCGATCGCGCTCGACGCGCTCTCGCCCGAGGCCGTAGCACCGCCCCGCGCGGAGCGCCGCCGCGGTCCGCGCTTCAACATCATCACGGGCACCCTCCTCCTCTCGGCGGTCGCGCTGATCGGCGGGTTTCTCGTGATCAACCTGGTGCTCATGCCCAGCTTCACCCGGCAGGGAGCGGAAGTGCCGGTGCCCGAGGTGACGGGACTCTCCGAGCGCGAGGCCGAGCGGGTGCTGGCCTCGGAGGATCTCCGCCTCTCCAAGATCTCCGAGCAGTGGAGCCCCGACGTGCCGCGCGGCTTCATCGCGGCGCAGGATCCGGCCGCCGGAGGCTCGGTGAAGCGCGGCCGGCGCATCTCGGTGGTGGTGAGCCTCGGTGCGCAGGGGACCAGCGTTCCCGTGCTGGACGGCATGTCCGAGCGGCAGGCCGGCATCCAGCTCGAAAGCTCGGGCCTCCGGCGCGGAAAGGTGGCGCGCGTCTACACCGACGAGATCGGCAAGGACCTGGTGATCGCGAGCGACCCTCCGGGGGAGACGGTCGTGGAGCAGGAGACGGTGGTGGATCTCCTCGTCAGTCTCGGCCCGCCGCCGCGCGGCTTCGTTCTCCCCGACCTGACGGGACGCGACGGCTCGGGGACCGCGCGGGGGCTTCGCGACGAGGGATTCTCCGTCGCGATCCGCCCGATGGGCGCGGCCCACGGACCCGCCGACGCCGTCACGGGACAGGATCCGCCGCCGGGACATCGCGTCGCTCCGCGCGACTCGATCGTCCTCTACGTGAACCCATGAAGGGCGCCCCGGAAGCGCGGGGCGCCGCCGGGACGTGGTCCGCTCCCGGGCGCCGCCGCGTCTGCCCCTCGATCCTCTCCGCCGACTTCGCCCGCCTCGCCGAGGCGATCGCGACGGTGGAAGCGGCGGGGGCCGACTTCATCCACGTGGACGTCATGGACGGGCAGTTCGTCCCCAATCTCACGTTCGGCCCGATCGTCGTCGCCGGGATCCGGAAGATGACCCGCCTGCCGCTCGACGTGCACCTCATGATCGTCGATCCGCTCCGCCACCTTCCCGCCTTCGCCGATGCCGGCGCCGATCACCTGATCGTGCACGTGGAGGCGGTGGACGATCCCGCGGCCGCGGCCCGGGCCATCCGCGCGCGCGGCCTGCGCGCGGGGCTCTCGATCAAGCCCGCGACGCCGATGGAGCGCCTGATCCCGGCACTCCCCGAGTGCGACATCGCGCTCGTCATGACGGTCGAGCCCGGCGCGGGCGGCCAGGCGTTCCTCCCCGGCTCTCCCGAGCGGATCGCCGCGGCGCGGCGGGTCGTCGCCGAGCGCGGGCTGGACTGCCTCGTCATGGTGGACGGCGGGATCGACGTCCGGACCGCGCCGATCGCCGAACGCGCGGGCGCCGACGCCTTCGTCGCGGGGCACTCGATCTTCCACGCCTCCGATCCCGCGGGGGCGGTCCGCGCCCTCGGCGCGTCGCTCGCCCGGCCGTGAACGCGCTGGTCGTCGGCGGCGCGGGCTACATCGGCAGCATCGTGGCCGAGGAGCTCGTGCGCGCGCGCCACTCGGCGATCGTGCTCGACGACCTCTCCACGGGGCACCGGGCGGCGGTGCCGCCGCTGGCGCTCCTCGTCGCGGGGGCCATCCAGGACCCCGAGAAACTCCGCGAGGCGTTCACGACCAAGGAGATCGACTGCGTCATCCACCTCGCGGCCAAGTCGATCGTGTCGGAATCGGTCGCGCACCCCGACCTCTATACGCGGGCGAACGTCGAGTACGGAAAGATCCTCCTCGACGCCATGCGCGACCACGGGGTGAAGCGGATGGTCTTCTCGTCCACGGCGGCGGTGTACGACGCGACGGCGCCGATGCCGCTCCGCGAGGACTCGCGCCTCATGCCCGGGAACCCCTACGGCGAGACCAAGCTCCGCTTCGAGCGGATGCTGCGGGAGCGGGGCGAGACCGACGGACTCCGCTACGTCGCCCTCCGCTACTTCAACGTGGCGGGCGCGAGCATCGACCGAGGCGAGGATCACCGGAACGAGACCCACCTGATCCCGCTGGTGATCGACGCGGCGCGCGGCGCCAAGGGCCCGGTCCCGGTCTACGGCAGCGATTATCCGACCGAGGACGGCACGGCGATCCGCGACTACATCCACGTCGTCGACATCGCCGACGCCCATCTGCGCGCGATGCGCTACCTGATGGAGGGGGGCGCGAGCGTGACCTTGAACCTGGGGACCGGCACCGGGAGCTCAGTCCGGCAGGTGATTCGAACCGTCGAGGAGGTCACCGGACGGCCCGTCCCGACGCAGGATTCCCCGCGCCGGGCGGGGGACCCGCCGGTCCTGATCGCATCCGCCGCCGAGGCGTGGCGCGTGTTAGGCTGGACCCGGCAATTCGAGGAACTGAGCGAAATGGTGGAGACTGCCTGGCAGTGGCGGCAGCGCTTCCCGGAGGGATACGAGGCATGACCGAGCGGCCGAAACACGACGAAGACGAGCTGGAGCCCGACAAGATCCCCGAAGAGCTGGTGCGGGTGCACGACGTGCCCGACGAGGCCACCGGCACGATGCTGGCCGATTTCCTGCGCGAGCAGGGGATCGACGCCTTTTTGCAGCCGGTCGAGATCTCGATGCTGCCCGGCGTGGAGTCGGTGGGGCACGGGTACTGGGGGAAGATCGAGGTGCTCGAGCGCGACGAAGCGCGGGCGAAGACGCTGATCCGCGATTTCCTGGCCTCGCGCCCGCGGACCACGACGCGCAAGAAGAGCCCGGAGGGCGAAGGAGGCGACGCGGCGTGAAGCCGCTTCCCAGCGCTCCTCCCGGAGCGGTGTCCGTTCCCGCGCGAGGGGCGGGCGGGGACCTGGCCGCCCGGGTGCGGGCGATGGCCGGGCGCACGGTCCTGGTCGTGGGCGACGTGATCCTGGATCGCTACCTCTGGGGGCGCGCGAGCCGCGTCTCGCCCGAGGCGCCGGTCCTGGTCGTGGACGTGGAGAAAGAAGAGCTCCGTCTGGGCGGTGCGGCGAACGTCGCGCACAACGTGCGCGCGCTCGGGGCCACGCCGATCCTCTGCGGCCTTCTCGGCGCGGATGCCGCGGGCGAGGAATGCGCCCGTCTCCTGGCCGAGCGGCGCGTGGAGCCGGAGCGGGGCGTGGTCCGGGATGCCTCCCGCCGCACCACGCTCAAGACCCGCATCATCGCCCACCACCAGCAGGTCCTCCGCGCGGACGAGGAGAGCCGGGAGCCCGCCGGGGCTACGGCCCAGGAGCTGCTCTGGGAGCGGATCCGCGCCGCGGCCGGCCGCGCCGACGCGGCTATCGTGAGCGACTACGGCAAGGGCGTGGTCACGCCCGAGCTCCTCGACCGGCTGCTTCCCGAGCTTTCGCGCCGCGGCGTCCCGGTGGCCGTCGATCCCAAGGAAGAGCAT
Proteins encoded in this window:
- the rsmB gene encoding 16S rRNA (cytosine(967)-C(5))-methyltransferase RsmB, which encodes MTRRPALPRRRKPVGPRELALQILAAAESRRAYSDRLLESRLRDSALAPRDAALVTTLVQGTLRHRALLDHHLAALTGPRWDELPLWIRETLRIGAFQILVLTRVPSSAAVDESVKLAKKYGHPGTAGLVNAVLRRLAGGALALLPDAASDPAARLAVEHSHPRWLVERWVARYGPEEAGRLLAADNVEPRVSVRANRARTSTEALAEALRAEGFAVEPGPNGGPVLLVADGFTAARSPLFRGGSLSLQDEAEACVVPVLDPRPGHRALDVAAAPGGKASQIAEAVAPSGSVVALERHPSRARALRANLVERLGLAHAWTVCGDATAPPLRGPFDRVLVDAPCSGLGVLRRRADARWRKEPDAIAEMAALQAALLDAAAPLVLAGGVLVYSVCSLEPEETDAIVTPFLSRHPEFSLDDARPFLPPSFRGSEPFFRALPHLHGTDGVFAARLARR
- a CDS encoding PASTA domain-containing protein produces the protein MRGRRRPVEPWRRRALAQREADRVRGAETGASLSTAPETKLADPPPEDGDRPIDRSPIALDALSPEAVAPPRAERRRGPRFNIITGTLLLSAVALIGGFLVINLVLMPSFTRQGAEVPVPEVTGLSEREAERVLASEDLRLSKISEQWSPDVPRGFIAAQDPAAGGSVKRGRRISVVVSLGAQGTSVPVLDGMSERQAGIQLESSGLRRGKVARVYTDEIGKDLVIASDPPGETVVEQETVVDLLVSLGPPPRGFVLPDLTGRDGSGTARGLRDEGFSVAIRPMGAAHGPADAVTGQDPPPGHRVAPRDSIVLYVNP
- the rpe gene encoding ribulose-phosphate 3-epimerase, whose protein sequence is MKGAPEARGAAGTWSAPGRRRVCPSILSADFARLAEAIATVEAAGADFIHVDVMDGQFVPNLTFGPIVVAGIRKMTRLPLDVHLMIVDPLRHLPAFADAGADHLIVHVEAVDDPAAAARAIRARGLRAGLSIKPATPMERLIPALPECDIALVMTVEPGAGGQAFLPGSPERIAAARRVVAERGLDCLVMVDGGIDVRTAPIAERAGADAFVAGHSIFHASDPAGAVRALGASLARP
- the galE gene encoding UDP-glucose 4-epimerase GalE is translated as MNALVVGGAGYIGSIVAEELVRARHSAIVLDDLSTGHRAAVPPLALLVAGAIQDPEKLREAFTTKEIDCVIHLAAKSIVSESVAHPDLYTRANVEYGKILLDAMRDHGVKRMVFSSTAAVYDATAPMPLREDSRLMPGNPYGETKLRFERMLRERGETDGLRYVALRYFNVAGASIDRGEDHRNETHLIPLVIDAARGAKGPVPVYGSDYPTEDGTAIRDYIHVVDIADAHLRAMRYLMEGGASVTLNLGTGTGSSVRQVIRTVEEVTGRPVPTQDSPRRAGDPPVLIASAAEAWRVLGWTRQFEELSEMVETAWQWRQRFPEGYEA
- the rfaE1 gene encoding D-glycero-beta-D-manno-heptose-7-phosphate kinase produces the protein MKPLPSAPPGAVSVPARGAGGDLAARVRAMAGRTVLVVGDVILDRYLWGRASRVSPEAPVLVVDVEKEELRLGGAANVAHNVRALGATPILCGLLGADAAGEECARLLAERRVEPERGVVRDASRRTTLKTRIIAHHQQVLRADEESREPAGATAQELLWERIRAAAGRADAAIVSDYGKGVVTPELLDRLLPELSRRGVPVAVDPKEEHFFRYRGVTVITPNVAEASQAWGRKLRDAESLLEAGFGLRERLDARSVLITRGEEGMSLFTAEGHTHFPTRAREVYDVTGAGDTVVAAMGAALAAQATLPEACVLANHAAGLVVAHVGTAAAGAAELIASLEEPALG